Proteins from a genomic interval of Pelagibaculum spongiae:
- a CDS encoding ankyrin repeat domain-containing protein gives MTKQIEQWPNQRHLATVFRPSNPTIVNMLLLLILLVQANLLWAAADVMPKGKGGHYATRNQQSAVAFLLPQALASLENSSTTQFEKQLKNNQQWLTAIDRKNGQSLLGLAIIKNKPAKTSLLIGYSSALKTLNRSGQTPLMVAASYGNMSASQLLIAASIDINHRDNFQRSALFLAVKNNQPEIVSMLLKARANLHLADENNATPLLLAVQSGKLPLIKQLLEHGANPNDRDSKGRTLLAIATQRQMITIAKLLMSYGADQHAVDENGRSAFMQAAVDGNTKFLHLLMTKNRNLNQRDQYDHNVLHLAASSGNLAAVKLLLQQGLDINSRQKHQFTPLMFAANLGHSDLVSYLLEQGAEVNAQNSGKVSALMMAAGNGDIKSIRLLIQHNAKLNLANTAGWNALFYAIAKRHSAAAKLLIQSGINIDWQDNRGATGLLLAAGNHASDIAEQLLQRGAKPTICNYQGFSPLMAAALSGNNDLIKLLLQKKNAINETDKQGRSVLHWAVQSNQQSTVNLLLKSGAIINALDNKQRSPLMTAAALNKKNSLAELLSAGADKTLVDQQGKNAAHWAKSRGHLAALQQLQ, from the coding sequence ATGACCAAGCAAATAGAGCAATGGCCTAATCAACGCCATCTAGCGACAGTTTTTAGGCCAAGCAACCCTACAATTGTCAACATGCTCTTATTGCTAATACTATTAGTTCAAGCCAATTTACTTTGGGCTGCTGCCGATGTAATGCCCAAAGGAAAAGGCGGTCATTACGCCACGCGTAACCAACAATCTGCGGTAGCTTTTTTGCTACCGCAGGCCTTAGCCTCACTAGAAAATAGCTCAACTACTCAATTTGAAAAACAACTAAAAAACAACCAGCAATGGCTAACTGCTATTGACAGAAAAAACGGCCAAAGCTTACTTGGGCTAGCCATTATTAAAAATAAGCCTGCGAAAACATCACTATTAATTGGCTATTCTTCAGCATTAAAAACCCTCAACCGAAGTGGTCAAACACCATTAATGGTTGCTGCCAGTTATGGCAACATGTCTGCCAGCCAATTATTAATTGCAGCTAGCATCGACATTAACCATAGAGATAATTTTCAGCGCAGCGCACTATTTTTGGCAGTAAAAAACAACCAACCAGAAATTGTCAGCATGTTATTAAAAGCTCGTGCTAACCTGCATTTAGCTGATGAAAACAATGCCACACCATTACTGCTTGCCGTTCAATCGGGCAAATTGCCATTAATTAAGCAACTGCTGGAACATGGTGCCAATCCAAATGATCGTGATAGCAAAGGTCGGACGCTATTAGCCATCGCGACCCAGCGACAAATGATTACCATTGCAAAACTGTTGATGTCTTATGGTGCAGATCAGCACGCTGTCGATGAAAATGGCCGTTCCGCTTTTATGCAGGCTGCTGTTGATGGTAATACAAAGTTTCTGCATTTATTAATGACTAAAAATCGCAATTTAAATCAGCGCGATCAATACGATCATAACGTGCTACACCTCGCCGCCAGCAGTGGCAACCTGGCCGCAGTCAAGCTATTGCTACAACAAGGCTTAGATATTAATAGCCGACAAAAACATCAATTTACCCCTTTAATGTTTGCTGCAAATCTTGGCCATAGCGATCTAGTGAGTTATCTACTGGAACAAGGCGCCGAGGTAAATGCACAAAATAGCGGCAAGGTGTCTGCATTAATGATGGCTGCAGGCAATGGTGACATTAAGAGTATCCGTTTGTTAATACAGCATAATGCTAAATTGAACTTGGCCAACACCGCTGGATGGAATGCATTATTCTATGCCATAGCCAAACGGCATAGCGCAGCGGCAAAACTACTGATTCAATCTGGAATAAATATTGACTGGCAAGATAACCGCGGGGCAACCGGCCTACTACTCGCTGCTGGCAACCATGCCAGCGATATTGCCGAACAATTGCTGCAGCGCGGCGCCAAACCAACCATTTGTAACTATCAAGGCTTTAGTCCGCTAATGGCTGCTGCATTATCTGGCAATAACGATTTAATTAAATTGCTGCTACAGAAAAAAAATGCGATTAATGAAACAGATAAGCAAGGAAGGAGTGTTTTACATTGGGCGGTACAAAGCAATCAACAATCAACGGTTAACCTGCTATTGAAATCTGGCGCAATCATAAACGCACTAGACAACAAACAGCGAAGCCCATTAATGACTGCCGCGGCGTTAAACAAAAAAAATAGCCTTGCTGAATTATTATCGGCCGGTGCAGACAAAACCTTAGTTGATCAACAAGGGAAAAACGCTGCACACTGGGCAAAATCTCGTGGGCATCTGGCCGCATTACAACAACTACAGTAA
- a CDS encoding multidrug effflux MFS transporter: protein MRLSNPLPLFMLMVLFSPLAIDIFLPAIPQMAQALSVPVAWIQQSLPMFMLSFGTGQLIAGPLADRYGRRPIGLIGVLLYIITSSIAASADVYWVLMAARLGQGLAASCLSVAAFAGVRDFFGAQRSGAMFSYLNGVICIVPAVAPLLGGLLTVWWGWESNFWFMAGYGLIMLAALTAMLPETRPANTSSEGKLFSWNRYQAVLTVPVFIFYATLALLGMAMIIGYVTQSPSRLMIDMGLSARDYALWFGANAVVNITCAFAAPKLIEKVGKKTALWGSVSVMAVAAVAEYALGSIMHPLAFMGPVFTASVGFATMMAVCAGNALAPFGDRAGTASALLGLFQMTGAAIVVACLAGSQMLAVEQLSLMMLLPWVWVVVNRMLRGRCMSAETGNCQV, encoded by the coding sequence ATGCGCCTAAGCAATCCCCTGCCACTGTTTATGTTAATGGTACTGTTCTCCCCGTTGGCAATCGATATTTTCTTGCCAGCGATTCCACAAATGGCGCAAGCCTTGTCGGTTCCTGTCGCTTGGATACAACAAAGCTTACCTATGTTTATGTTGTCATTTGGTACAGGCCAATTGATCGCAGGCCCACTGGCGGATCGTTATGGGCGTCGGCCGATCGGCTTGATAGGTGTGCTGCTTTATATTATCACTTCATCAATTGCTGCCAGCGCTGACGTTTATTGGGTATTAATGGCGGCAAGATTAGGCCAGGGACTTGCTGCAAGTTGTCTGTCGGTTGCCGCATTTGCTGGCGTTCGAGATTTCTTTGGTGCTCAGCGTAGCGGTGCAATGTTCAGTTATCTCAATGGGGTAATTTGTATTGTTCCAGCAGTCGCGCCTTTGTTAGGTGGTTTGCTGACCGTCTGGTGGGGCTGGGAATCTAACTTTTGGTTTATGGCCGGCTATGGCTTGATCATGTTGGCAGCATTAACTGCAATGCTGCCTGAAACCCGACCTGCAAATACTTCAAGTGAAGGTAAGTTGTTTAGCTGGAACCGATATCAAGCAGTTCTGACGGTGCCGGTATTCATTTTTTATGCCACGCTGGCATTATTAGGCATGGCGATGATTATTGGCTATGTCACACAATCGCCAAGCCGTTTGATGATTGATATGGGGCTATCAGCAAGAGATTACGCATTATGGTTTGGTGCCAATGCGGTGGTTAATATTACCTGCGCTTTTGCTGCGCCAAAATTGATTGAAAAGGTTGGTAAAAAAACGGCGTTATGGGGTTCAGTTTCAGTGATGGCCGTTGCCGCAGTAGCAGAATATGCGCTGGGATCAATCATGCATCCGCTGGCCTTTATGGGGCCAGTTTTCACCGCGAGTGTTGGTTTTGCCACCATGATGGCGGTATGTGCTGGCAATGCGTTAGCCCCTTTTGGTGATCGGGCCGGTACCGCATCAGCATTGCTGGGATTATTTCAAATGACCGGTGCTGCGATTGTGGTGGCATGCCTGGCAGGAAGTCAGATGCTGGCGGTTGAGCAGCTATCACTAATGATGCTATTACCATGGGTTTGGGTGGTGGTGAATCGGATGTTGCGCGGCCGCTGTATGAGTGCTGAAACAGGTAATTGTCAGGTGTAA